In one Achromobacter spanius genomic region, the following are encoded:
- the orn gene encoding oligoribonuclease, with translation MAVNENRLVWLDMEMTGLDPEKERIIEVAVVVTEPDLTVVAEGPVLVVHQPDSLLDAMDNWNKSTHGKSGLIDKVRASTVSEAQAEDTLLAFLAQHVPAGKSPLCGNTISQDRRFMFAYMPRLEQFFHYRNLDVSTLKELARRWAPAVYKGFEKKSRHEALADIYESIDELKYYREHFLKV, from the coding sequence ATGGCTGTGAACGAAAATCGCCTGGTCTGGCTCGACATGGAAATGACCGGGCTGGATCCCGAGAAAGAACGCATCATCGAGGTTGCCGTCGTGGTCACCGAACCCGACCTGACGGTGGTGGCCGAAGGCCCGGTTCTGGTCGTCCACCAGCCCGACAGCCTGCTTGACGCCATGGATAACTGGAACAAATCCACCCACGGCAAGAGCGGCTTGATCGACAAGGTCCGCGCATCGACCGTGTCCGAGGCGCAGGCAGAGGATACGCTGTTGGCGTTTTTGGCGCAGCATGTGCCGGCGGGAAAATCGCCGCTTTGCGGCAACACCATCAGCCAGGACCGCCGCTTCATGTTTGCTTACATGCCGCGCCTGGAACAGTTCTTCCACTACCGTAATCTGGACGTCAGCACGCTGAAGGAATTGGCGCGCCGCTGGGCGCCGGCCGTGTACAAGGGCTTCGAGAAAAAGAGCCGCCACGAAGCGCTGGCCGACATCTACGAATCCATCGACGAGCTCAAGTACTACCGCGAACACTTCCTGAAAGTGTAA
- a CDS encoding NAD(P)H-hydrate epimerase → MTSHSVAQIRRAEQLALAQGASLMPKAGAAAAAFAAERVAPGGSILAVAGPGNNGGDALEAATRLLALGLRVQVLLPSGPEKLPADAARAWAGWLAAGGHTLASLPATPPDLLIDGLFGIGLNRPLESSWQQLVDMINAWRAPVLALDVPSGIDADTGAALGRPIQATWTLSFIATARGLTRPGAGRDAAGECHVDTLGVEMPGDAAS, encoded by the coding sequence ATGACCAGTCATTCCGTTGCTCAGATTCGTCGCGCCGAGCAGTTGGCGTTGGCACAGGGGGCGTCACTCATGCCAAAGGCTGGCGCGGCGGCCGCGGCATTTGCTGCCGAACGGGTAGCTCCTGGCGGCTCCATCCTGGCCGTGGCCGGTCCCGGCAACAACGGCGGGGATGCCCTGGAAGCCGCGACACGCCTGCTGGCGTTGGGTCTGCGCGTTCAGGTCCTGCTGCCGTCTGGCCCCGAAAAATTGCCCGCCGATGCGGCGCGCGCCTGGGCGGGCTGGCTTGCCGCCGGGGGCCATACGCTGGCGTCGCTTCCCGCCACGCCTCCTGATCTGCTTATCGACGGCCTGTTCGGTATCGGGTTGAACCGTCCGTTGGAGTCTTCTTGGCAGCAGTTGGTCGATATGATCAATGCGTGGCGCGCGCCCGTGTTGGCGCTGGATGTGCCTAGCGGCATCGACGCCGATACCGGCGCGGCGCTAGGCCGGCCAATCCAGGCTACCTGGACGCTGTCTTTTATTGCTACCGCCCGGGGTTTGACTCGGCCCGGCGCCGGTCGCGACGCCGCGGGCGAATGCCATGTGGACACGCTGGGTGTGGAGATGCCCGGCGATGCTGCCAGCTAG
- the paaX gene encoding phenylacetic acid degradation operon negative regulatory protein PaaX, translated as MANPTSPLDRFLSRLLKSDPPRAKSLCVSLLGDALAPHGGAIWLGDLIELLAPLGINERLLRTSVFRLVAQNWLQSERHGRRSLYLISEQGQRHTAHASQRIYEGATQDWNGEWTLVALPRTGNGLAERAELRRELVWEGFGMIAPGLFAHPHTEASAAHDILEKLGIPDRALVLSARDLAGAGGLPIASLASQCWNLDDVAEQYRQFSRNFGPLEKLLEETPPPADAFVVRVMLLHHWRRIVLHDPQLPGPMLPDNWPGHAARALCGRIYWKVFDASETHLNARAGQDNERYTPLTTDVESRFGGRPV; from the coding sequence ATGGCAAACCCTACGTCGCCTTTGGACCGTTTCCTGTCCCGCTTGTTGAAAAGCGACCCGCCTCGCGCCAAATCGCTCTGCGTCAGCTTGCTGGGGGACGCGCTCGCGCCTCACGGCGGCGCCATCTGGCTGGGAGACCTGATCGAACTGCTGGCCCCGCTGGGCATCAACGAACGCCTGCTGCGCACCAGCGTCTTTCGGCTGGTGGCGCAGAATTGGCTGCAATCGGAACGGCATGGCCGGCGCAGCCTGTACCTGATTTCTGAACAGGGGCAGCGACATACCGCGCATGCCTCACAGCGCATTTACGAAGGCGCGACGCAGGACTGGAACGGGGAATGGACGCTGGTGGCGCTACCACGCACCGGCAACGGGCTGGCCGAACGCGCCGAGCTGCGCCGGGAACTGGTCTGGGAAGGGTTCGGCATGATCGCGCCGGGCTTGTTCGCGCATCCGCACACCGAGGCGAGCGCCGCGCACGACATCCTGGAAAAACTGGGCATTCCGGACCGGGCGTTGGTGCTATCTGCCCGCGATCTGGCCGGTGCGGGCGGCCTGCCCATCGCCAGCTTGGCCTCGCAATGCTGGAACCTGGACGATGTGGCCGAGCAGTACCGCCAGTTCTCGCGTAATTTCGGTCCGCTGGAAAAGCTGCTGGAGGAAACCCCACCGCCCGCCGACGCCTTTGTCGTGCGGGTCATGCTGCTGCACCACTGGCGCCGGATCGTGCTGCACGACCCACAACTGCCCGGGCCGATGCTGCCCGACAACTGGCCGGGCCACGCCGCCCGCGCCCTATGCGGGCGCATCTACTGGAAGGTGTTCGATGCGTCGGAAACGCATCTGAACGCGCGCGCCGGGCAAGACAATGAGCGTTACACCCCGCTGACGACTGACGTGGAATCCCGTTTTGGAGGGCGGCCGGTCTGA
- the paaA gene encoding 1,2-phenylacetyl-CoA epoxidase subunit PaaA — protein sequence MYAQLVETGVKQVKTADQLEGPEQTFQRRIDDGVRIEAKDWMPDAYRKTLVRQISQHAHSEIVGMLPEGNWITRAPSLKRKAILLAKVQDEAGHGLYLYSAAETLGVSRDDLIDDLHAGRAKYSSIFNYPTLSWADIGMIGWLVDGSAIINQIPLCRCSYGPYARAMVRVCKEESFHQRQGYDLLMQMCLHGTPEQKAMVQDSLNRWWWPALMMFGPSDADSPNSAQSMAWKIKLFSNDELRQKMVDQTVPQAEYLGLTVPDPDLKWNAERGHYDFGEIDWSEFYAVLKGNGPCNRERLAARVKAHEDGAWVRDALVAYADKKAQRKAA from the coding sequence ATGTACGCTCAACTCGTCGAAACCGGCGTCAAGCAGGTCAAGACCGCGGACCAGCTTGAAGGTCCCGAACAGACGTTTCAGCGCCGCATAGACGATGGCGTGCGCATCGAGGCCAAGGACTGGATGCCCGATGCCTATCGCAAGACGCTGGTGCGCCAGATCTCGCAGCATGCGCACTCGGAAATTGTCGGCATGCTGCCCGAAGGCAACTGGATCACGCGCGCTCCGTCCCTCAAGCGCAAAGCGATTCTGCTGGCCAAGGTGCAGGACGAGGCCGGCCACGGTCTGTACCTGTACAGCGCCGCCGAGACGCTGGGCGTGTCGCGCGATGACCTCATCGACGACCTGCATGCGGGCCGCGCCAAGTACTCCAGCATCTTCAATTACCCCACGCTTAGCTGGGCCGATATCGGCATGATCGGCTGGCTGGTCGATGGCTCGGCCATCATCAACCAGATCCCGCTGTGCCGCTGTTCATACGGCCCCTACGCGCGCGCCATGGTGCGCGTCTGTAAGGAAGAATCCTTCCACCAGCGCCAGGGGTACGACCTCTTGATGCAGATGTGCCTGCACGGCACGCCCGAGCAAAAGGCGATGGTGCAAGATTCGCTGAACCGCTGGTGGTGGCCGGCCCTGATGATGTTCGGCCCGTCCGACGCCGATTCGCCCAACAGCGCGCAATCGATGGCCTGGAAGATCAAGCTCTTCTCCAACGATGAACTGCGCCAGAAGATGGTGGACCAGACTGTGCCGCAGGCCGAATACCTGGGCCTGACCGTGCCGGATCCCGATCTCAAGTGGAACGCCGAACGCGGCCACTATGACTTCGGCGAAATCGACTGGAGCGAGTTCTACGCCGTGCTCAAGGGCAACGGGCCGTGCAACCGCGAACGTCTGGCCGCGCGCGTCAAGGCGCACGAAGACGGTGCCTGGGTGCGCGACGCGCTGGTGGCCTACGCGGACAAGAAGGCGCAGCGCAAGGCCGCTTGA
- the paaB gene encoding 1,2-phenylacetyl-CoA epoxidase subunit PaaB — protein MSKDWPLWEVFIRSQHGLAHKHVGSLHASDAEMAINHARDVYTRRNEGLSIWVVRASDISASSPGDKEPLFEPANSKVYRHPTFFPMPDEIKHM, from the coding sequence ATGAGCAAAGACTGGCCTTTGTGGGAAGTGTTCATCCGCAGCCAGCACGGCCTGGCCCATAAGCACGTCGGCAGCCTGCACGCCTCGGACGCCGAAATGGCGATCAACCACGCTCGCGACGTCTACACGCGCCGCAACGAAGGCCTGAGCATCTGGGTCGTGCGCGCCTCGGATATCTCGGCCAGCAGCCCCGGCGACAAGGAACCCTTGTTCGAACCGGCCAACAGCAAGGTCTACCGGCATCCCACGTTTTTCCCGATGCCCGACGAAATCAAGCACATGTAA